Proteins encoded within one genomic window of Episyrphus balteatus chromosome 1, idEpiBalt1.1, whole genome shotgun sequence:
- the LOC129905650 gene encoding uncharacterized protein LOC129905650 encodes MDNIKPNSLSMEGNLAMNFDIFLKDFNIYMEATEKNKKSPACQKANFLNYIGSEARQKYYTWDIASKPEASLEEVQKQFKEYCNPKKNAIYERIKFYKRIQKPGEPFDNFLKDLRVLSDGCDFNSEKDNMVRDFIILGINIKDLGDKLMNTINLSLESTINTCRVAELEVTRIKEVHEVYPTEVSMIN; translated from the coding sequence ATGGATAACATCAAACCCAATTCACTTTCAATGGAGGGAAATCTTGCCATGAACTttgatatttttctcaaagatttcAATATTTATATGGAGGCTACTGAAAAGAATAAGAAATCTCCAGCATGTCAAAAGGCTAATTTTCTTAACTATATCGGAAGCGAAGCGAGGCAGAAATATTATACTTGGGATATTGCTTCTAAACCAGAAGCTTCTTTGGAGGaagttcaaaaacaatttaaagaatACTGCAATCCAAAAAAGAATGCAATATATGAgcgtataaaattttataagagAATTCAAAAACCTGGTGAACCATTCGATAATTTTCTGAAAGATTTAAGAGTGTTATCTGATGGTTGTGATTTCAATTCCGAAAAAGATAATATGGTGCGAGATTTTATTATACTGGGAATTAATATTAAGGATCTTGGAGACAAATTAATGAACACGATAAATTTATCTCTTGAATCAACCATAAACACATGTCGAGTTGCAGAGTTAGAAGTAACTAGAATAAAAGAAGTTCATGAAGTCTATCCAACAGAAGTTTCAATGATTAac